From a region of the Candidatus Paceibacterota bacterium genome:
- a CDS encoding thioredoxin domain-containing protein: MNSNQSNARILEMQQGDFEEEVLRSKQPVLVEFWAAWSRPCQVLESVLNDIAATCGGKLKIVKINADDNPDLSLWYDVQSIPTLLYFVEGSLRCKVVGTASKEAILAKLQPTGVA; the protein is encoded by the coding sequence ATGAACTCAAACCAGAGTAATGCGCGCATCCTTGAGATGCAGCAAGGGGACTTCGAAGAAGAGGTCTTGCGGTCAAAACAGCCGGTTTTGGTTGAGTTCTGGGCGGCTTGGAGCCGGCCCTGCCAGGTTCTGGAGTCGGTGCTGAATGACATAGCGGCCACCTGCGGCGGAAAGTTGAAGATCGTTAAGATCAACGCCGACGACAATCCCGACCTGAGCTTGTGGTATGACGTCCAGTCCATTCCAACGCTTCTCTACTTCGTGGAAGGGAGTCTCCGCTGCAAGGTGGTCGGCACCGCCAGCAAAGAGGCTATTCTTGCCAAGCTCCAACCCACAGGCGTAGCCTGA